A part of Aspergillus flavus chromosome 5, complete sequence genomic DNA contains:
- a CDS encoding Zn(II)2Cys6 transcription factor — protein MKTVSAGEHRKYYHWDRLEDFVLDRLGDDTPDGYNQRTRRSANESKECSVLSALARELQILNDKPSPGAADRPAKRQRVDDYAGPSRSSLPDVDRRLVLDLLNPDTIEDVLQTYFKCIHPWIPLIHENSLRRRLPDPKHRSKLDVLVRAMILVSARFIQRHEAVSDISLAGLTTEEARSVVVSTSMDCLCVENLQALVICVFDDIGNGCGEKAWSLVGSLTRTVEYLKLTVEDDDCRGRTSISRPFISLSPPESWVEAEERRRVFWTVFNLDRFCSVAMGWNTSLTSDDVHRRLPCDGVYWRRDKPNVTAFFGIWDKSAVRIGNPIAFHPAHYVSPQGTMPNETPDQSPVDADGSASSLEDPLMEAAGAFAYRIEATESLSRVTTYFLQQKVDTHRPENVTSWLTRFKELDLRLVHWKMLLPKKWKAANPTNTTVSAYDTINQDGPPSSSGGRTGLDVDTTRQTVVMDPNLTLAHITHNASMILLHQPIAFPPHDWAFRSRLPSSCSAETCQQAAFGIATITEQYLKVSPATFPIYPQFSFCVYVAARLLLAYRIHYSGESTALYSGSDVDDRFWTLVRSLDEMSRRWNGNVIVMPETTTLTEDLAAKYASKLREMQDMCMQGLGYKINVLDYTQDIDHCNRKIDPIIEDQAPGSTPNDATRQSYLNLQTQSEHNSQGARKPAENQTNGNLINAAPAMALPCPVTSIQLPRNPNNQHQTMYGQEIYSPEEDQAPCDLGAISQVLLGHQFMDMDRIISFDNGMFSANLDQSW, from the exons ATGAAAACTGTCTCTGCTGGTGAACATAGAAAATACTACCACTGGG ATCGCCTAGAAGACTTTGTTCTCGACCGACTGGGAGACGATACGCCAGACGGGTACAATCAACGAACAAGGCGGAGTGCAAACGAGTCCAAGGAATGTTCTGTTCTCTCAGCGCTGGCACGGGAACTTCAGATATTGAACGACAAGCCCTCACCCGGGGCCGCTGATCGCCCAGCTAAACGACAACGGGTGGACGACTACGCCGGCCCTTCTCGGTCTTCGCTGCCGGACGTCGATCGCCGTTTAGTACTTGATTTGCTCAACCCTGACACGATTGAAGATGTTTTGCAGACATACTTCAAGTGTATACACCCTTGGATCCCTCTCATCCACGAGAACAGCTTGCGCAGACGGCTCCCCGATCCAAAACACAGGTCAAAGCTTGACGTCTTGGTGCGAGCCATGATATTAGTATCTGCGAGATTCATCCAGCGGCACGAGGCCGTATCCGACATCTCCCTGGCGGGTCTCACCACAGAGGAGGCCAGGAGTGTGGTTGTTTCGACTTCGATGGATTGCCTATGTGTGGAAAATCTCCAAGCCCTCGTAATTTGCGTCTTTGATGAT ATTGGAAATGGGTGTGGTGAAAAGGCATGGTCCCTGGTCGGATCGCTGACTAGGACGGTTGAGTATTTGAAACTGACGGTCGAAGACGATGACTGCCGAGGCCGTACATCAATTTCAAGGCCGTTTATCTCTCTGTCCCCTCCGGAGAGCTGGGTGGAGGCAGAAGAGCGACGTCGTGTGTTCTGGACCGTATTCAACCTGGACCGGTTCTGCTCGGTGGCAATGGGATGGAACACCAGTCTTACCTCGGACGATGTGCACCGCCGTCTTCCTTGCGATGGAGTCTATTGGAGAAGAGATAAACCTAATGTTACGGCCTTTTTTGGCATCTGGGACAAGTCAGCAGTGCGAATAGGGAATCCCATTGCCTTTCATCCGGCCCATTACGTGTCTCCACAAGGTACGATGCCTAATGAGACCCCAGACCAGAGTCCAGTCGACGCCGATGGTTCTGCTTCATCGCTGGAAGATCCCCTGATGGAGGCTGCTGGGGCTTTCGCCTACCGTATCGAGGCAACCGAGTCGCTGAGCCGTGTCACGACGTACTTCCTTCAGCAAAAGGTCGACACGCACCGTCCAGAGAACGTCACCAGCTGGCTCACACGGTTCAAAGAACTCGACCTGCGCCTTGTCCACTGGAAGATGCTCCTCCCGAAGAAGTGGAAAGCCGCGAACCCGACCAACACAACCGTCAGCGCCTACGACACGATCAATCAGGACGGCCCACCCAGCAGCAGTGGAGGAAGAACGGGGCTGGATGTTGATACGACACGGCAAACAGTAGTGATGGATCCAAATCTTACATTGGCACACATCACCCACAATGCCTCCATGATTCTCTTACATCAGCCTATCGCGTTTCCACCCCACGACTGGGCTTTCCGCAGCCGATTACCCAGCAGTTGCTCTGCTGAGACCTGTCAACAAGCGGCGTTTGGGATTGCCACCATTACCGAACAATATCTTAAAGTGTCCCCGGCAACCTTCCCCATCTATCCCCAGTTTTCATTTTGCGTATATGTGGCAGCCCGACTCCTGCTCGCCTACAGAATCCATTATAGCGGAGAAAGCACTGCTCTGTACTCCGGATCGGATGTCGATGACCGGTTCTGGACCTTAGTCCGAAGTCTAGATGAGATGTCGCGCCGATGGAACGGCAACGTTATAGTCATGCCAGAGACCACAACTTTAACCGAGGACCTGGCAGCAAAATATGCGTCAAAGCTGAGGGAGATGCAGGATATGTGCATGCAGGGCCTGGGCTACAAAATAAATGTCCTGGATTACACGCAAGATATTGACCACTGTAACAGGAAGATCGACCCTATTATAGAGGATCAAGCACCTGGGTCAACTCCAAATGACGCGACTCGACAGTCATATCTAAACCTGCAGACACAGTCAGAACACAACTCCCAGGGTGCCAGAAAGCCCGCGGAGAACCAGACGAATGGGAACCTCATCAACGCGGCACCGGCCATGGCATTACCCTGCCCTGTAACCTCGATACAGCTCCCCAGAAATCCTAACAACCAGCATCAGACGATGTACGGGCAAGAGATCTACTCCCCAGAGGAGGATCAAGCGCCCTGCGACCTGGGTGCTATTTCACAAGTATTGCTGGGCCACCAATTCATGGATATGGACCGGATCATCAGTTTCGATAACGGAATGTTCAGTGCCAATCTAGACCAATCTTGGTGA
- a CDS encoding heterokaryon incompatibility protein-domain-containing protein: MSRRIHYERRMEDLRLEINRHLVDDGYDARKERYELETRGRNGHYPFGRRCRICNNLSPYGHHPFHFKNDDQWLTLHVYDWVVEDDCQFCVFLDRVFQHYFGSSASPRRFNLNMKPGYPLFLTDIHDSHHNRWIDCIEVFKDIDNDIPAWSETPFIGSGAMIFNHSNDQGVYDFISNCISECEKAHASCQAVRPLPLPKRLLYVNETKHSCRLVEAPQDQPGTYTALSYCWGKGNPDPLLLTQDNYHSFKDNISWDRLPRLFQDAIKITSHLGVDYIWIDSLCIVQDDKQDWEIESQNMASIFENAHITIVAASAPNPETPILRRRAQSEEKVKFHFTEKDHSQSYLFSRLITPEDMFNLYPIKVKQVSSRGWREVLYQRGWTFQEDLLARRTIHYLPQRVVWECRMLHDDERQLLGNRRFPKSLDQTVWTWREFVKAYTYRDLTYISDKLPAISGIANMVSQQTGDEYLAGLWRCSLVSDLGWQFAYSSTAERTCPPRQYIAPSWSWASVATRQAIGYSGETILNTLATVIDADVTLKGRNRFGEVSDGFVQLRGFIREIKLYRKDISELFEADFPGCQVTAGSLHFSADMGICSGDGLLESGAIIPTVCRRYADAKCKPIPGKNAYLGVFLVILYETSECITGLVLGRSPRVRGAYERLGLLEFDPRDFETVMQLAIESTITIV; encoded by the exons ATGTCTCGCAGAATTCATTACGAGAGACGCATGGAAGACTTGAGACTTGAGATAAACAGACATCTAGTCGATGATGGTTACGATGCAAGGAAGGAGAGATACGAGCTGGAGACACGCGGAAGAAATGGTCATTACCCTTTTGGAAGACGATGTCGAATTTGCAATAATCTGTCGCCTTACGGTCACCACCCTTTCCATTTTAAAAATGATGACCAGTGGTTAACCCTTCATGTGTACGACTGGGTCGTGGAGGATGATTGCCAGTTTTGTGTATTTCTGGACCGAGTTTTCCAACATTACTTTGGGAGCTCCGCGTCTCCCAGACGTTTCAACCTCAATATGAAGCCCGGGTACCCTTTATTTCTCACTGATATCCATGACAGTCATCATAATCGTTGGATAGATTGCATAGAAGTCTTTAAAGATATTG ACAATGATATCCCAGCCTGGTCCGAAACTCCCTTTATTGGTAGTGGTGCAATGATCTTTAACCACTCAAATGATCAGGGTGTTTATGACTTCATCTCTAACTGTATTTCTGAATGTGAGAAGGCTCACGCCAGCTGTCAAGCTGTTAGGCCGTTGCCGCTGCCAAAGCGACTTCTGTACGTCAATGAAACAAAACACAGTTGCAGGCTTGTTGAGGCACCACAGGACCAACCGGGAACCTATACAGCATTAAGCTACTGCTGGGGGAAAGGCAACCCTGATCCTTTACTACTTACACAAGATAATTATCATTCCTTTAAAGATAACATCTCGTGGGATAGGCTCCCGCGGCTTTTTCAAGATGCTATCAAGATCACTAGCCACCTAGGAGTTGATTATATTTGGATTGATTCTCTTTGTATTGTCCAGGATGATAAGCAGGACTGGGAGATTGAGTCTCAGAATATGGCTAGCATTTTCGAAAACGCGCATATCACTATTGTGGCGGCTTCTGCGCCCAACCCAGAAACACCTATTCTGAGGCGACGAGCGCAGTCCGAGGAGAAAGTCAAATTCCACTTCACAGAAAAGGATCACTCACAGTCTTACCTCTTTTCACGCCTGATAACGCCAGAAGATATGTTCAACTTATACCCCATCAAGGTAAAACAAGTGTCGAGCAGGGGATGGAGAGAGGTGTTATATCAAAGAGGATGGACTTTCCAAGAGGACCTCCTAGCACGGCGTACGATCCACTACCTTCCCCAGAGGGTGGTATGGGAGTGTCGGATGTTACATGATGACGAACGCCAGCTGCTTGGCAATCGTAGATTCCCTAAAAGCTTGGATCAGACCGTGTGGACATGGCGGGAATTTGTGAAAGCCTATACTTACCGAGATTTGACATATATTTCTGACAAGCTCCCAGCCATTTCGGGCATTGCAAATATGGTATCTCAACAGACGGGCGACGAATATCTCGCTGGTCTTTGGCGATGCTCCCTTGTTTCTGATTTAGGCTGGCAATTCGCTTACTCGTCGACAGCGGAACGTACCTGTCCGCCGAGGCAGTATATCGCCCCCTCGTGGTCGTGGGCTTCCGTTGCAACCAGGCAGGCCATTGGGTACTCAGGCGAAACTATTCTGAATACCCTCGCCACTGTGATCGATGCAGACGTGACATTGAAAGGACGAAATAGATTTGGCGAAGTGTCTGACGGCTTCGTGCAGCTCCGTGGCTTTATCCGTGAGATAAAGCTTTATCGTAAGGACATCAGTGAGCTCTTCGAAGCCGACTTTCCGGGGTGTCAGGTAACTGCGGGATCTCTACATTTTAGCGCAGACATGGGAATATGTTCTGGAGACGGACTCCTGGAATCAGGCGCTATAATACCCACGGTGTGTCGGAGGTATGCTGATGCAAAGTGTAAACCGATACCAGGAAAAAATGCATATCTGGGGGTATTTCTGGTTATATTGTATGAGACATCAGAATGCATTACGGGCCTTGTTCTTGGGCGATCTCCACGAGTACGAGGGGCTTATGAACGGCTGGGGTTGTTGGAGTTTGACCCGAGAGACTTCGAGACGGTTATGCAGCTGGCCATTGAATCAACAATTACAATCGTCTAG
- a CDS encoding FMN-dependent dehydrogenase-domain-containing protein produces MNKIFTSAEVAHHNKENSCWVVLYGKVYDVTHFLSSHPGGAQAILRVSGRDATDDFDPIHPPETMDSIQSALIGSLSLDEKSSCATQTTDTSDEIDVSTLLNLDEIEKAATNVISKKAWAYYYSAADDKITKDFNTQVYRSLLLRPRVFVDCRKCDVETELLGWKVGLPIYVSPTAMARLGHPRGEAGIAEACGAFGALQIIASNSSLSPEQVVAKALPTQVFGWQLYVQLDRRASEAMLARVNRLDEIKFVILTLDAPVSGKREDDERINVKSNPAGSVSAQLFAGTDPSLTWNETLEWLSRHTKKPIILKGLQTHEDVAIAARYTPLVQAVILSNHGGRSLDTAPPAVHTLLEAQKYCPHVFKKMEVWVDGGIRRDSSACLDSSQPHFDPNEQKKFAKPRIVIPPRKMGKKRILVGYGVDIDAVAGWLGSYGGEDSVSDISRGLWAGHIGTPRLLKLFEKYNIKASWFIPGHTLETFPEECAQVRDAGHEIGLHGYSHENPASMTLEQQRDILDKTYKMLRDFCGKPPRGIVAPWWEASAEMVELLLAYGIEYDHSMSHEDCQMYWLRTGDSWTKIDYSQKAETWMKPLVRGQTTGLVEIPGSWYIDDLPPMMFIKNSANSHGWVNPRDVEAIWKDHFDYFYREYDEFVFPMTIHPDVSGRPHVLLMHERIIEHINKHEGVEWVTFEQMCDEFKKKNQPPPGAPMPAAADSVL; encoded by the exons ATGAACAAGATTTTCACAAGTGCTGAAG TTGCCCACCACAACAAAGAGAACAGCTGCTGGGTTGTTCTTTATGGGAAGGTCTATGAT GTAACGCACTTTCTGTCCAGCCATCCTGGCGGTGCCCAGGCCATTCTGCGCGTCAGTGGCCGAGATGCCACAGACGACTTCGATCCCATTCATCCGCCGGAGACCATGGACAGTATCCAGTCGGCACTTATCGGGTCACTTTCGCTTGATGAGAAGTCATCTTGTGCAACTCAGACAACGGATACTTCGGACGAAATTGATGTTAGCACACTGTTGAACCTGGACGAGATCGAAAAGGCAGCCACCAATGTGATTAGCAAAAAGGCATGGGCGTACTACTACTCCGCGGCAGACGACAAGATCACAAAGGACTTCAACACGCAAGTTTACCGATCACTTTTGCTACGTCCTCGAGTCTTTGTCGACTGCCGGAAATGCGATGTGGAGACAGAGCTCCTAGGGTGGAAGGTTGGTCTCCCAATATACGTATCTCCAACCGCCATGGCTCGCTTGGGACACCCCAGAGGGGAGGCCGGAATAGCAGAAGCATGCGGAGCCTTTGGAGCACTCCAGATCATCGCAAGCAATTCTTCACTTTCACCCGAGCAGGTGGTTGCCAAGGCGTTACCGACTCAGGTATTTGGATGGCAGCTCTATGTTCAGCTAGATCGTCGCGCAAGCGAAGCGATGCTCGCACGTGTGAATCGGCTAGACGAGATCAAATTTGTTATACTAACGCTTGATGCTCCCGTGTCTGGAAAacgagaagatgacgagcgTATCAATGTGAAGTCCAATCCAGCAGGCAGCGTGAGTGCCCAGCTTTTCGCTGGGACAGACCCGTCGCTCACCTGGAACGAGACTCTCGAGTGGCTATCAAGACACACGAAGAAGCCTATCATCCTCAAGGGCCTGCAGACTCACGAAGATGTTGCCATTGCCGCGCGGTATACTCCTCTAGTGCAGGCTGTTATCTTATCAAATCATGGTGGAAGGTCTCTGGACACGGCACCGCCGGCGGTACACACCCTTCTTGAAGCACAGAAGTACTGCCCCCATGTtttcaagaagatggaggtatGGGTGGATGGTGGCATTCGACGAG ATAGCAGTGCCTGCCTGGACTCCTCCCAACCACATTTCGACCCAAACGAACAGAAAAAGTTCGCCAAACCCCGAATTGTCATCCCCCCACGTAAAATGGGTAAGAAGCGCATCTTGGTCGGTTATGGGGTCGACATCGACGCGGTCGCAGGTTGGCTAGGCTCATACGGTGGAGAGGACAGCGTGAGCGATATCAGTCGCGGGCTGTGGGCCGGCCACATCGGCACACCACGGCTGCTGAAGCTGTTCGAGAAATACAATATCAAGGCTTCCTGGTTCATCCCCGGGCACACATTGGAGACCTTCCCTGAGGAGTGCGCGCAGGTCCGGGATGCGGGCCATGAAATCGGATTGCATGGGTATTCGCACGAGAACCCAGCCAGCATGACGCTGGAGCAGCAGCGGGATATTCTCGATAAGACTTATAAGATGCTCCGCGATTTCTGCGGCAAGCCTCCGCGTGGAATTGTCGCGCCCTGGTGGGAGGCCAGTGCCGAGATGGTTGAGCTACTGCTCGCCTACGGTATCGAATACGACCATTCCATGTCTCACGAGGACTGCCAGATGTACTGGCTGCGGACGGGGGACTCATGGACGAAGATCGACTACAGCCAAAAGGCGGAGACGTGGATGAAGCCTCTGGTCCGGGGCCAGACGACAGGTCTGGTGGAAATCCCAGGGAGTTGGTACATTGACGATCTGCCGCCGATGATGTTCATCAAGAATTCTGCAAATAGCCACGGTTGGGTGAATCCGCGGGACGTGGAGGCCATCTGGAAG GATCATTTCGATTATTTCTATCGCGAGTACGACGAATTTGTTTTCCCCATGACGATTCACCCAGATGTTTCTGGGCGGCCGCATGTGCTACTCATGCACGAAAGGATTATCGAGCATATCAATAAACACGAAGGGGTGGAGTGGGTAACGTTTGAGCAAATGTGCGATgagttcaagaagaagaaccagccGCCACCTGGGGCGCCGATGCCGGCGGCGGCGGACAGTGTGCTCTGA
- a CDS encoding putative sugar transporter: protein MDTAHLEKKHSQAGHGASPDKAAGNVIALDDNEAEQFYGSSTTHAYRLKSELVGRCMEEIGMGKFQWKLFIVTGFGWIVDNFASQGIGSVQPPIEQELSGIVHVSYSSIAYYIGLILGASCWGISSDLIGRRPAFNGTVLIAGIFLCAAAGSMNFVAFSALWAVIGTAAGGNVPVGSMMFLEFIPMSHQYLLTALTAWWSLGQLIVSLVAWVFLANFSCPTNATPATCPRRENMGWRYTLITLGGMSLVFTLIRLLAFKLPETPRYLLSQGRDQDAVEAVNYVARQNGRPEPLTIGMLREIDTRLGTTPSEDGAHARISTKDTIAENMRAFKGKHYRALFATSKLSRHTMIIWVIWLTIGIGYPLYFNFLPSYLETKFTDGSSLYLTYRNYCITSAVGIVGPLSAAVGVNTTLGRRYMMGISSIVTAVFLFAYVGVNNSTASLAFSCVTSILANFEYAVMFAFTPESFPAPHRGTGTGTAAALLRLGGLVAGLVSSQTGFTSAPIYASAAMWVAVGILSFGLPFETHGHDAL from the exons ATGGATACAGCTCACTTGGAAAAGAAGCACAGTCAAGCCGGGCATGGTGCCTCTCCGGATAAGGCTGCTGGTAATGTAATTGCCCTCGATGATAATGAAGCTGAGCAGTTCTACGGCTCTTCTACTACCCACGCATACCGCCTCAAGTCAGAGTTAGTAGGAAGGTGCATGGAGGAGATTGGCATGGGAAA GTTTCAGTGGAAGCTTTTTATAGTAACAGGCTTTGGATGGATCGTGGACAAC TTTGCCTCTCAAGGTATTGGAAGTGTCCAGCCTCCTATCGAACAAGAGCTTTCGGGGATTGTCCATGTCAGCTACAGTTCGATTGCCTACTACATCGGTCTCATCCTAGGAGCATCGTGCTGGGGGATCTCCAGTGACCTAATCGGTCGACGGCCCGCGTTCAACGGTACAGTGCTTATAGCAGGCATATTTCTCTGTGCCGCTGCAGGATCTATGAACTTCGTGGCTTTTAGTGCTCTCTGGGCGGTTATTGGTACCGCAGCAGGCGGGAATGTCCCCGTGGGCTCGATGATGTTCTTGGAGTTTATTCCTATGAG CCATCAATATCTTCTCACGGCATTGACCGCATGGTGGAGCCTAGGTCAATTGATTGTCTCCTTGGTAGCATGGGTGTTCCTGGCCAATTTCAGCTGCCCAACGAACGCGACTCCGGCAACCTGTCCCCGTCGTGAGAACATGGGGTG GCGGTATACACTCATTACACTTGGAGGCATGTCTCTCGTCTTCACATTAATACGCCTGCTTGCTTTCAAGCTCCCGGAGACTCCACGATACCTACTATCTCAGGGACGGGATCAAGATGCCGTGGAGGCAGTTAACTATGTTGCCAGACAGAATGGAAGACCAGAGCCCTTGACAATTGGCATGCTCCGCGAAATTGATACCCGCCTGGGCACGACGCCCAGTGAAGATGGGGCACACGCACGGATTTCAACCAAGGATACGATCGCTGAAAACATGCGAGCCTTCAAGGGTAAACATTACCGCGCTCTATTCGCGACATCAAAGCTTTCCAGACATACCATGATCATTTGGGTGATATGGCTCACTATTG GCATCGGATACCCCCTCTACTTTAACTTCCTTCCGTCGTATTTGGAAACGAAATTTACTGACGGCTCTTCCCTCTATCTAACATACCGCAACTACTGCATCACTTCGGCTGTTGGAATTGTGGGTCCGCTATCCGCTGCTGTGGGAGTCAACACCACGCTCGGCCGCCGGTATATGATGGGAATCTCGTCCATAGTGACGGCCGTGTTCCTTTTTGCCTATGTGGGGGTCAACAATTCCACTGCCAGTCTGGCCTTCTCCTGTGTCACCAGTATACTGGCTAACTTTG AGTATGCTGTCATGTTCGCCTTCACCCCGGAATCTTTCCCAGCTCCCCATCGCGGCACAGGAACGGGCACGGCAGCAGCTCTCTTGCGGCTGGGGGGATTGGTGGCCGGTCTTGTTTCATCTCAAACCGGGTTCACCAGCGCGCCTATCTATGCCAGCGCTGCAATGTGGGTGGCTGTGGGGATTCTCTCTTTTGGGTTGCCGTTTGAGACGCATGGTCACGACGCACTGTAA
- a CDS encoding putative 1-aminocyclopropane-1-carboxylate oxidase (isopenicillin N synthase) translates to MAAPTGPPILDFSPFYGDDNEAKARLVEEVRKCCHYNGFFQITGHRVPLDLQRRVMNCSKRFFDLPLEEKMQIDKNLNTFNRGYELLRSQMLEAGTGPELKEGLYIGEEIPEDHPYFVQKKLNSGPNQWPQTVPDKAEFQKTTMEYYHAVFELAKDVLSVVALTLGVDSTFFEPLTDGAVATMRYLHYPAQPKDQDEKLNRGIGAHTDFGCVTLLLQDDVDGLQVLDVPTGQWLDLTHVINLQVKPVEGAYVVNLGDLFMRMANDKYKSNIHRVINKSGRERYSIPFFFSGNPDYLCECLPNCREPGESAKYPPITVQDRVTEAYKESYGRAEKYKKELDMQGLASTPAVASVGA, encoded by the exons ATGGCCGCACCAACTGGTCCCCCGATCCTGGACTTCTCTCCCTTCTACGGTGATGATAACGAAGCAAAGGCCAGATTGGTCGAGGAGGTGCGCAAGTGTTGCCACTATAATGGCTTCTTCCAGATTACAGGCCATCGTGTGCCGCTTGACCTGCAGCGCCGTGTCATGAATTGCTCCAAGCGCTTTTTTGACCTACCTTtagaggagaagatgcaaaTTGACAAAA ATCTGAACACCTTCAACCGTGGTTATGAGTTGTTACGATCGCAAATGCTCGAAGCAGGCACGGGGCCTGAACTGAAAGAAGGGCTCTACATTGGCGAGGAAATCCCCGAGGATCACCCATACTTTGTCCAGAAAAAGCTGAACAGTGGTCCCAATCAATGGCCACAGACTGTCCCCGATAAAGCGGAATTCCAAAAGACGACGATGGAATATTACCATGCGGTATTCGAGCTCGCGAAAGATGTGCTGAGTGTGGTTGCATTAACCCTGGGTGTTGACTCGACCTTCTTTGAGCCTCTCACTGATGGCGCTGTTGCCACCATGCGTTACCTCCACTATCCCGCGCAGCCGAAAGACCAAGACGAGAAGCTCAATCGTGGAATTGGAGCGCATACCGACTTTGGATGTGTCACTCTGCTCCTGCAGGATGACGTGGATGGCTTGCAGGTCTTGGACGTGCCCACTGGGCAGTGGCTCGAT CTAACCCATGTCATAAATCTACAGGTAAAGCCTGTCGAGGGAGCCTACGTCGTTAATCTGGGCGACCTGTTTATGCGCATGGCCAACGATAAATACAAGTCCAACATTCACCGCGTGATTAACAAATCGGGCCGTGAAAGATATTCgatccctttcttctttagTGGAAACCCAGACTACCTGTGTGAGTGCTTGCCCAACTGTCGCGAGCCGGGCGAGTCAGCAAAATACCCCCCGATTACCGTCCAGGACAGGGTGACAGAAGCCTACAAGGAGAGCTATGGTCGGGCGGAGAAATACAAGAAGGAGCTGGATATGCAGGGCCTGGCGTCTACTCCAGCCGTAGCTTCTGTCGGAGCGTAG